From Cucumis melo cultivar AY chromosome 1, USDA_Cmelo_AY_1.0, whole genome shotgun sequence, a single genomic window includes:
- the LOC103495451 gene encoding 2-alkenal reductase (NADP(+)-dependent)-like: MADIGEEVKNKQVIFRDYVRGFPKESDFIITSATIRLKLPQGSNGVLLKTLYLSCDPYMRWFMECQSAQNSYSPGSLIYGFGVAKVLESAHSGFSEGDLVWGTLKWEEYSVVEEPVKLIKIQHTDVPLSYYTGILGMPGITAYFGFHDICSPKKGDYVYVSAASGAVGQLVGQLAKLMGCYVVGSAGSKEKIELLKNKFGYDEVFNYKEEQDLDAALKRCFPEGIDIYFENVGGKMLDAVLLNMRPHGRIAVCGMISQYNLDQSEGVHNLLRLVVQRIRMEGFGAPDYFHLNAKFLEAMLPYIREGKISYVEDTVHGLESGPAALIGLFSGRNVGKQVVAISTE; encoded by the exons ATGGCGGACATCGGAGAAGAAGTGAAGAACAAGCAGGTGATTTTCCGGGACTATGTTCGTGGTTTCCCTAAGGAATCCGATTTCATCATTACTAGTGCTACCATCCGCTTGAAGCTTCCTCAAGGTTCAAATGGCGTTTTGCTCAAAACTCTCTATCTTTCTTGCGATCCCTACATGCGCTGGTTCATGGAATGTCAATCCGCCCAGAATTCCTATTCTCCTGGCTCT TTGATATATGGGTTTGGAGTTGCTAAAGTGTTGGAGTCTGCTCACTCGGGCTTCAGTGAAGGTGACCTAGTTTGGGGAACATTGAAATGGGAAGAATACTCTGTCGTGGAGGAGCCTGTAAAACTTATCAAAATCCAGCACACTGATGTGCCTCTCTCATACTACACTGGAATTCTTG GTATGCCTGGGATAACTGCATATTTTGGATTTCATGATATATGCTCTCCCAAGAAGGGAGACTACGTGTATGTATCAGCAGCTTCTGGTGCAGTTGGTCAACTTGTTGGCCAGTTAGCAAAGTTGATGGGTTGTTATGTTGTTGGGAGTGCTGGAAGCAAAGAGAAG ATTGAGCTGCTGAAAAACAAGTTCGGATATGATGAGGTTTTCAACTACAAGGAAGAACAGGACTTAGATGCAGCACTAAAGCG GTGCTTCCCTGAAGGTATAGATATTTACTTCGAGAACGTAGGTGGGAAGATGCTTGATGCAGTGCTTTTAAACATGAGACCTCATGGTCGGATTGCAGTATGTGGAATGATATCTCAATATAACCTCGATCAGTCGGAGGGCGTGCATAATCTCTTGCGTCTTGTAGTTCAGCGGATCCGAATGGAAGGTTTCGGTGCTCCGGATTATTTCCACCTTAATGCCAAGTTCTTGGAAGCAATGCTGCCTTATATCAGAGAAGGGAAGATAAGCTATGTCGAAGACACAGTTCATGGCCTCGAGAGCGGCCCAGCAGCTTTAATTGGACTCTTTAGTGGTCGCAATGTTGGGAAACAAGTAGTTGCCATCTCTACAGAATGA
- the LOC103495452 gene encoding 2-alkenal reductase (NADP(+)-dependent)-like, producing the protein MANIGEVKNKQVIFRDYVRGFPKESDFIITSATIRMKLPQGSNGVLLKTLYLSCDPYMRLLMESQSAPTSYSPGSLLFGFGVAKVLESAHADFNEGDLVWGTMKWEEYSVVEEPGKLIKIQHTDVPLSYYTGILGMPGITAYFGFHDVCSPKKGEYVFVSAASGAVGQLVGQLAKLMGCYVVGSAGSREKIELLKNKFGFDEVFNYKEEQDLDAALKRCFPEGIDIYFENVGGKMLDAVLLNMRPHGRIAVCGMISQYNLDQSEGVHNLLHLVLQRIRMEGFSAPDYFHLNAKFLEAMLPNIREGKISYVEDTVHGLESGPAALIGLFSGLNVGKQVVAISTE; encoded by the exons ATGGCGAACATCGGAGAAGTGAAGAACAAGCAGGTGATTTTCCGGGACTATGTTCGTGGTTTCCCTAAGGAATCCGATTTCATCATTACTAGTGCTACCATCCGCATGAAGCTTCCTCAAGGTTCAAATGGCGTTTTGCTCAAAACTCTCTATCTTTCTTGCGATCCCTACATGCGCTTGCTCATGGAATCTCAATCCGCCCCGACTTCCTATTCTCCTGGCTCT TTGCTATTTGGGTTTGGAGTTGCTAAAGTGTTGGAGTCTGCCCACGCGGACTTCAATGAAGGTGACCTAGTTTGGGGAACAATGAAATGGGAAGAATACTCTGTTGTGGAGGAGCCTGGAAAACTTATCAAAATCCAGCACACTGATGTGCCTCTCTCATACTACACTGGAATTCTTG GTATGCCTGGGATAACTGCATATTTTGGATTTCATGATGTATGCTCTCCCAAGAAGGGAGAATATGTGTTTGTATCAGCAGCTTCTGGTGCAGTTGGTCAACTTGTTGGCCAGTTAGCAAAGTTGATGGGTTGTTATGTTGTTGGGAGTGCTGGAAGCAGAGAGAAG ATTGAGCTGCTGAAAAACAAGTTCGGATTTGATGAGGTTTTCAACTACAAGGAAGAACAGGACTTAGATGCAGCACTAAAGCG GTGCTTCCCTGAAGGTATAGATATTTACTTCGAGAATGTAGGTGGGAAGATGCTTGATGCAGTGCTTTTAAACATGAGACCTCATGGTCGGATTGCAGTATGTGGAATGATATCTCAATACAACCTTGATCAGTCGGAGGGCGTGCATAATCTCTTGCATCTTGTACTTCAGCGGATCCGAATGGAAGGTTTCAGTGCTCCTGATTATTTCCACCTTAATGCCAAGTTCTTGGAAGCAATGTTGCCTAATATCAGAGAAGGGAAGATAAGCTATGTGGAGGACACAGTTCATGGCCTCGAGAGTGGCCCAGCAGCTTTAATTGGACTCTTCAGTGGTCTCAATGTTGGGAAACAAGTAGTTGCCATCTCCACAGAATGA
- the LOC103495453 gene encoding 2-alkenal reductase (NADP(+)-dependent)-like isoform X1, with the protein MAQIGDEVKNKQVIFRDYVNGFPKESDFIITSATIRLKLPQDSNGLLLKTLYLSCDPFMRMLMKNQPSPFSYSPGSLVFGYGVAKVLESGHSDFNEGDLVWGMLKWEEYSVLEDPGKLIKIHHTDVPLSYYTGILGMPGITAYFGFHDVCSPKKGEYVFVSAASGAVGQIVGQLAKLMGCYVVGSAGSREKIELLKNTFGFDEVFNYKEEPDLNAALKRCFPDGIDIYFENVGGKTLDAVLLNMRLHGRIAVCGMISQYNLDQTEGVHNLMRLVTQRIRMEGFIANDYFHLNAKFLEEILPYIREGKISYVEDTVHGLENGPAALIGLFSGRNVGKQVVSISKE; encoded by the exons ATGGCGCAGATCGGCGACGAAGTGAAGAATAAGCAGGTGATTTTCCGAGACTATGTCAATGGTTTCCCAAAGGAATCCGATTTCATCATTACCAGTGCTACCATCCGCTTGAAGCTTCCTCAAGATTCAAATGGCCTTTTGCTCAAAACACTCTATCTTTCTTGCGATCCCTTCATGCGAATGCTCATGAAGAATCAACCCTCTCCGTTTTCTTACTCCCCTGGCTCT TTAGTATTTGGGTATGGAGTAGCCAAAGTTTTGGAGTCTGGCCACTCGGATTTCAATGAAGGTGACCTCGTTTGGGGAATGTTGAAATGGGAAGAATACTCTGTTCTGGAGGATCCTGGAAAACTCATCAAAATCCACCATACTGATGTCCCCCTCTCATATTATACTGGAATTCTTG GTATGCCTGGTATAACTGCCTATTTTGGATTTCATGATGTATGCTCTCCCAAGAAGGGGGAATATGTATTTGTATCAGCAGCTTCTGGTGCAGTTGGTCAAATTGTTGGCCAATTAGCAAAGTTGATGGGTTGTTATGTTGTTGGGAGTGCTGGAAGCAGAGAAAAG ATTGAGCTGCTGAAAAACACGTTTGGATTTGATGAGGTTTTCAACTACAAGGAAGAACCTGACTTAAATGCAGCGCTAAAGCG ATGCTTCCCTGATGGTATAGATATTTACTTCGAAAATGTAGGAGGGAAGACGCTGGATGCAGTGCTTTTAAACATGAGACTTCATGGTCGGATTGCAGTATGTGGCATGATATCTCAATACAACCTTGATCAGACGGAAGGTGTGCATAACCTCATGCGTCTTGTAACTCAGCGGATCCGCATGGAAGGCTTCATTGCTAATGATTATTTCCATCTTAATGCCAAGTTCCTAGAAGAAATTTTGCCTTATATCAGAGAAGGGAAAATAAGCTATGTTGAGGACACGGTTCATGGTCTCGAGAATGGCCCAGCAGCTTTGATTGGACTCTTTAGTGGTCGTAATGTAGGGAAACAAGTAGTTTCCATCTCCAAAGAATGA
- the LOC103495453 gene encoding 2-alkenal reductase (NADP(+)-dependent)-like isoform X2 — MAQIGDEVKNKQVIFRDYVNGFPKESDFIITSATIRLKLPQDSNGLLLKTLYLSCDPFMRMLMKNQPSPFSYSPGSLVFGYGVAKVLESGHSDFNEGDLVWGMLKWEEYSVLEDPGKLIKIHHTDVPLSYYTGILGMPGITAYFGFHDVCSPKKGEYVFVSAASGAVGQIVGQLAKLMGCYVVGSAGSREKIELLKNTFGFDEVFNYKEEPDLNAALKRLVYLIDYIIYIIKTLMNRWTTPLMANNGR, encoded by the exons ATGGCGCAGATCGGCGACGAAGTGAAGAATAAGCAGGTGATTTTCCGAGACTATGTCAATGGTTTCCCAAAGGAATCCGATTTCATCATTACCAGTGCTACCATCCGCTTGAAGCTTCCTCAAGATTCAAATGGCCTTTTGCTCAAAACACTCTATCTTTCTTGCGATCCCTTCATGCGAATGCTCATGAAGAATCAACCCTCTCCGTTTTCTTACTCCCCTGGCTCT TTAGTATTTGGGTATGGAGTAGCCAAAGTTTTGGAGTCTGGCCACTCGGATTTCAATGAAGGTGACCTCGTTTGGGGAATGTTGAAATGGGAAGAATACTCTGTTCTGGAGGATCCTGGAAAACTCATCAAAATCCACCATACTGATGTCCCCCTCTCATATTATACTGGAATTCTTG GTATGCCTGGTATAACTGCCTATTTTGGATTTCATGATGTATGCTCTCCCAAGAAGGGGGAATATGTATTTGTATCAGCAGCTTCTGGTGCAGTTGGTCAAATTGTTGGCCAATTAGCAAAGTTGATGGGTTGTTATGTTGTTGGGAGTGCTGGAAGCAGAGAAAAG ATTGAGCTGCTGAAAAACACGTTTGGATTTGATGAGGTTTTCAACTACAAGGAAGAACCTGACTTAAATGCAGCGCTAAAGCGGTTAGTATATCTGATAGACTACATAATCTACATCATAAAAACATTGATGAACCGATGGACTACACCTCTGATGGCAAACAATGGTCGTTGA
- the LOC103495454 gene encoding peroxidase 43 — MAKLMVLLNLLLFLGCFASISQGQLQFGFYAQSCPNAKSIVRSVVNDAIRNDATMAAVLLRLHFHDCFVEGCDGSILVDNGARSEKLAFGHQGVRGFDVIERAKRELETRCPGIVSCADIVAMAARDAIVSANGPDYDIPTGRRDGRVSDVSLASELPDVSDSIDVLKRKFAEKGMNEKDLVLLTAAHTIGTTACFFMTNRLYSFPGGGSDPSINPALLPELQSQCPRNGDVNVRLGIDRGSPGKFDISILQNIRNGFAVLASDASLNDDPSTRAIMDSYFSPLSPILGPSFQRDFINSILRMGQIGTKTGSQGEIRRVCSAFN; from the exons ATGGCTAAGTTGATGGTTCTTCTCAATCTCTTGTTATTCCTTGGTTGCTTTGCTTCCATTTCTCAAGGCCAATTGCAATTTGGATTCTATGCTCAATCTTGTCCTAACGCCAAATCCATCGTTCGTTCCGTTGTGAACGACGCCATTCGAAATGATGCCACCATGGCTGCTGTATTGCTCCGCCTCCATTTTCACGATTGCTTTGTAGAG GGTTGCGATGGTTCGATCTTGGTCGACAATGGGGCAAGGTCTGAGAAACTTGCTTTCGGGCATCAAGGAGTGCGGGGGTTTGATGTAATAGAAAGAGCCAAGAGAGAACTGGAAACACGATGTCCTGGAATTGTTTCTTGTGCTGATATCGTAGCTATGGCTGCTAGAGATGCCATTGTTTCg GCAAATGGGCCGGACTACGATATTCCAACCGGACGGAGAGACGGTAGAGTTTCGGATGTATCTCTGGCGAGTGAGCTGCCGGATGTGAGTGATTCAATTGACGTTTTGAAGAGGAAATTTGCAGAGAAAGGGATGAATGAAAAGGACTTGGTTTTACTAACAg CTGCCCACACAATCGGAACCACCGCATGCTTCTTCATGACAAATCGCCTCTACAGCTTCCCGGGCGGGGGGTCGGACCCGAGCATAAACCCGGCGCTGCTACCGGAGCTACAGTCGCAATGTCCTAGAAATGGCGACGTGAATGTCCGACTTGGCATCGACCGTGGCAGTCCGGGCAAATTCGACATCAGCATTCTTCAAAACATAAGAAACGGCTTTGCCGTCCTCGCCTCCGATGCTAGTCTAAACGACGACCCATCGACCCGAGCCATCATGGACTCGTACTTTAGCCCTCTTTCCCCCATTCTTGGCCCCTCATTTCAACGTGATTTTATCAACTCCATTTTGAGAATGGGGCAGATTGGGACTAAAACTGGCTCTCAAGGAGAGATTCGAAGGGTTTGTTCTGCTTTTAACTAA